In the Hordeum vulgare subsp. vulgare chromosome 7H, MorexV3_pseudomolecules_assembly, whole genome shotgun sequence genome, one interval contains:
- the LOC123410059 gene encoding mitochondrial outer membrane import complex protein METAXIN: MASATTAAAEWEAAARRTLVARKPGFGLPTACPTCLPVLLYLRMSQVPFDIHVDSRFPDADHIPYVEFGECVAFNNENGGVIEYLREEKIVDLTSKHPSVSYSDVLPTKAMISTWLADALQYELWVANDGAHWSIARDIYFSDLPWPIGKVLYWKKIREVKQLLDITKLNAAEKEEEIYRKATAAYDALSTKLGDQSFLFDDSPTDVDALLLGHVLFVLNALPATSMLRSYLQNYDNLVKLAEDIKVQLVGVDSSAAGSASSDPPSSSTPRKTASSGQSYKPKPKAKKERTEEEKKFRRRTKYFLAAQLISVLVFLSIMGGVDSSELDDDYELEYED, encoded by the exons ATGGCAtcggcgacgacggcggcggcggagtgGGAGGCCGCGGCGCGGAGGACGCTGGTGGCGCGGAAGCCCGGCTTCGGGCTCCCTACCGCCTGCCCGACCTGCCTCCCCGTCCTCCTCTACCTCCGCATGTCCCAGGTCCCCTTCGACATCCACGTCGACTCCCGCTTCCCCGACGCCG ATCACATACCATATGTTGAATTTGGCGAGTGTGTCGCATTCAACAATGAGAATGGAGGTGTAATTGAGTATCTCAGGGAGGAGAAAATTGTTGACTTGACCTCAAAGCACCCAAGCGTTTCTTACTCTGATGTACTACCCACAAAGGCCATGATTTCAACTTGGCTTGCTGATGCTTTGCAATATGAACTCTGGGTGGCAAATGATGGGGCTCATTGGAGCATTGCACGAGACATCTACTTTTCTGATCTCCCCTGGCCTATTGGAAAGGTACTCTACTGGAAGAAAATTAGAGAGGTGAAGCAACTACTGGATATAACAAAGCTTAATGCtgcagaaaaagaagaggag ATATACCGGAAGGCTACTGCTGCTTATGATGCTTTATCTACGAAATTAGGAGATCAATCCTTTCTTTTCGACGATAG CCCTACAGATGTTGATGCTCTTTTGCTTGGACATGTTCTTTTTGTCCTTAATGCATTACCT GCTACATCTATGCTGCGAAGCTATTTGCAGAACTATGACAACTTGGTAAAGCTTGCCGAGGATATCAAGGTCCAATTGGTGGGAGTTGACTCATCAGCAGCAGGATCAGCATCATCTGATCCGCCATCATCATCCACGCCCAGGAAAACAGCATCTTCTGGACAAA GTTACAAGCCGAAACCCAAAGCTAAGAAGGAGCGgacagaggaggagaagaaattccGGCGAAGAACAAAGTACTTCCTTGCGGCCCAACTCATCTCGGTTCTCGTCTTCCTGTCCATCATGGGTGGGGTCGATAGTTCCGAGCTAGACGATGACTACGAATTGGAATACGAGGATTAA
- the LOC123410587 gene encoding transcription factor MYB120-like produces the protein MDAASLEEEKMAAAAAAADNLDEEAEQGGEGEEEAMPVVLKKGPWTAAEDALLVNHVRQHGEGNWNAVQRITGLLRCGKSCRLRWTNHLRPNLKKGAFSPDEELLIAQLHAQLGNKWARMATHLPGRTDNEIKNYWNTRAKRRQRAGLPMYPPEVQFQLAITKRCRYDDFTPPQQSAGGNVLDATDARYTSARPPPLDLAGQLAMANRPVQFLAQTPFSAPSSPWVKPSFARNARYFQFPHSSPVSPTTPVHPVTPELSLGHGQHGGERSRFTPLSPSPGAKAELPSGQLLPASPAAATPTSGEDQQNLEAMLQELHDAIKIEPPKHVSDHAEQDGGSGGNKPEGELKDDDIGTLLDMIIPATFPMTEPAPPGVAPDNSGGSISQNGSNDHDHHNVDLSVDHIPIISSEQDWVLDGACQWNNMSGIC, from the exons ATGGACGCGGCATcactggaggaggagaagatggcggcggcggcggcagcagcagacAATCTTGATGAGGAGGCGGAgcaggggggagagggggaggaggaagccATGCCGGTGGTGCTGAAGAAGGGGCCTTGGACGGCGGCCGAAGACGCCCTGCTGGTGAACCACGTGCGGCAGCACGGCGAGGGCAACTGGAACGCCGTGCAGCGCATCACCGGTCTCCTGCGCTGCGGCAAGAGCTGCCGCCTGCGCTGGACCAACCACCTCCGCCCCAACCTCAAGAAGGGCGCCTTCTCGCCGGACGAGGAGCtcctcatcgcgcagctccacgcCCAGCTCGGCAACAAGTGGGCCCGCATGGCCACCCAT CTGCCGGGGAGGACGGACAACGAGATCAAGAACTACTGGAACACGAGGGCCAAGCGGAGGCAGCGCGCCGGTCTGCCCATGTACCCGCCGGAGGTGCAGTTCCAGCTCGCGATCACCAAGCGCTGCCGGTACGACGACTTCACGCCCCCGCAGCAATCAGCGGGCGGCAATGTCCTGGACGCCACCGATGCAAGGTACACCAGCGCCCGCCCTCCGCCGCTCGACCTCGCCGGGCAGCTCGCTATGGCCAACCGGCCGGTGCAGTTCCTCGCCCAGACGCCCTTCTCCGCGCCGTCTTCCCCGTGGGTGAAGCCGTCGTTCGCACGCAACGCGCGCTACTTCCAGTTTCCGCATTCTTCGCCCGTGTCTCCGACGACGCCGGTGCACCCGGTCACGCCGGAGCTGTCGTTGGGCCACGGCCAGCACGGCGGGGAGCGGAGCCGGTTCACCCCTCTCTCGCCGTCCCCGGGGGCCAAGGCGGAGCTCCCTTCAGGCCAACTGCTCCCGGCGTCGCCAGCCGCAGCCACGCCCACCAGCGGCGAAGATCAGCAGAACCTCGAGGCGATGCTGCAGGAGCTGCATGATGCCATCAAGATCGAGCCGCCGAAGCACGTGAGCGACCACGCCGAGCAGGACGGCGGCAGTG GTGGCAACAAACCGGAGGGAGAGCTCAAAGATGATGACATTGGCACGCTGCTGGACATGATTATACCAGCGACCTTCCCGATGACGGAGCCCGCACCACCAGGCGTCGCGCCCGACAACTCTGGCGGCTCGATCTCGCAGAATGGCAGCAACGACCATGACCACCACAACGTCGACCTCAGTGTTGATCATATTCCGATCATCTCATCAGAGCAGGACTGGGTACTCGACGGGGCCTGCCAGTGGAACAACATGTCCGGAATCTGCTGA